The genomic segment CCAAGTAAGGAGACAAGTTTCTTTCCCAGGGACAGATGATAAAATGCTGACCTGGCCATGGTTCCTTCCTATCTCTCTAACAGGAGTATTGGGTCTAATAAGATACCCAAAGTCTTTACCTGGTttgcaggggatttttttttcttccaacaatCATTTAAAAAGTCACAGCTGGATTTGCCAATTGCCAAGTGACCAGCATCACCTTTATCTTATCTGTATTCAGCTTCAGTTTGTTGATCTTCAGACACTAAACAGCAGTGTCCAGGCAGTGACTAAGTACTGTCAAAGCTGCCTCTGGTTGCTTAGGTACAGTAAGATAtagttgggtgtcatcaacatatgGATGGCAGCCAACTCCCAAGTCACTGATGGTCTCAGTGATCTCATGTATATGTTGAAGAGTACTGGAGCTATAAGTgagtcctgtgggactccacgaGACAATTCCCAGGGAGCTGATAGACCTCTGCAACTACTCTCTACTTCTTGCAGAGGACAGATTATTAAATCGAGGAGCTGGCTTCCTTTCTCTTGGTCAGAGGCACTGAGATTTGATCAGCCTTTTTCAGCCCCTCATTTTAGTAGCTTACAAGAGCATTCATTGCATCCCCATCCATGACTCTAAAATCATCCAAGGCTTCAGAGAAACCCATAGGATCCGTCATCTTATGGGTATGGACTATACTAATAATGTCCCCACCTTTACAGGTTTGAAGAATTATGTCCACTCAGGTCTCAGTGAGGAAGTGGTTAGACCATGGGAAAGGCTGAATTTTTAGTCCCCCACTAGAAAGCTGACCAGTGTAGAAAAATAGGCCTGGtgatatacattttttttcatgtgtggGGTCCATCAAAGCCTGGGGACATACTGTCCATGTACAGTTCTGAGCTAAACCACTCGAGGGAGACAAAGCAAGGATATTGAAGTCCCCAAGGACTGTAAATCTTAgatcctcaacaccaggtccaagatcACCTCAGTGAGCTCATCCGGGGCATCATCTGGTAAATTAGCTGGATGTTGAACCATTAGGAGATCACTGGACTCAAACACATAAAATCAGTGTTGGCCACTGTCTGTACTGGGATCCTTCAAAAGGGAAAGTACTCCAAATTACCACAGCAACCCCACTCCCAGCTTTTTAGATAAACTTCAAGAAGGGCTATATACCTGGCTGGAAACAACTGAACTAAGGTATCATGGTCTTAATCAGCCAGCCAGATTTAAGTCCCACATGCCAGTTCAATCTGTTCATCTTGTAACAAAATCATGGATAAGGTAGGTCTTGTTTTACATTGACATTGCACAGTATAAAAGTTCAGAGATAGAGAAGTCATTTCACTCTACATACTTCTGGATGTGATGGTTAGATTGGCCCTGAAGCTTCTGTCTTTAAACCTATGTTTGTCGAGACATTTTCCTACCACGCCATTTACCAAATTAATGTTCCTTTCCATCCCCATTCCCTTCTTGAAGAAATTTAAGTATTTCTGCCTTAATACATTATCCTTTGGCatagaggtggtgctgaaggagacttttgagagtctcctggactgcaaagagaacaaacctattctttttgaaggaaatcgactctgagtgctcactggaaggacagatcctgaagctgaagctccaatactttggtcatctcatgagaaaagaagactccctggaaaagcccctggtgttaggaaagtgtgaaggcaagaggagaaggggttgacagaggatgagatggttggacagtgtcaccaaagctaccgacatgaatttgacccaactccgggaggcagtggaaggtgggagggcctggcgtgctctggtccatggggtcacgaagagtcggacacaacgactaaacaacaaccactttTTATGCTAATAAGTGATAACCTTTTCAGTCATCTTAAGGCTAAGTCATATGAACTACCAATGTTGTGCATTTTTGGGGGTGTATGTGGACCAATTCCTagcattctccaagaattcctgaGTCAAATTTTGCAAGTTACTGCCTACAGACACCTGCTTTCACTCAGATGGAACAGAGCCTGTCCTCTAGGCTATCTGACACCTGTAGTGaaactgccccagtgcttccttcGAGGCCTAGGTTTTTGCGGGAGGtgtagtcttgctgcccattaaGCTTTATAGAGGGCACCCTCAAAGAACTAGTGCTTCCACAAAGACTtaagcctcccaggaagcactgagctagtctctctttttttgtagagATAGGCCCTGTTCCAGCTTGGTGAAATATAGGTGTGTGCCTGTGGGTCAGAACCCTCAAACAGttgcctgaggaattcttggcGTATTCTTGTAGTTGGGGTCCAGGGAAGAAATAGCACACCGCCATGAGCCACTACACTACACTCGTGCATCTTTGGTAAGGATTTGGAATGCTGGAGACaacttttgttgttttgattCTACCTGTCAGTTTTAGCCTGTGCCTGTGAATCCTTTTCCTCTCTGGTTTAGAGAAGGGGAGGCCtgggagaaaaataaagaaaatttgaggagaaatatttttctgttttttttttccaaagctgttttttgtttttgcttttctgggaaaattgaaaaaaaatattgagtgtggtatatgttcttttacaatgataaataacaTGTCTATGATGTTATTCAAGTTATGTAACATGAAGAACCTAATGAGAAACTTCTCGGACTTTATGTCTTTAAGATCTCTCTGGATAAGTACAATTTctgaaaattttcatttttttctagaaaaaaatgggaggaaatggaaattttcagaaattttacatttttaCTCTGGTCTAGTAATGGCAGTGTAACAATTTGTATGCCTGGTGGCATGCAGGAATTACGTACAGTATACTAAAAGATTATGTTTTTAGTAGTCTTTCATTGTGACAATCTTaataatggaaacattttaactATGTTTGCCTATTTTATGTAAGATGCAGATATGGTATTATAATATGCTATTATATGTGTGTATTGATATAAAATGTGCTTATGTCCTGTTCTGATGTTCTGATAGTACTtatgggttatgtttctgttttaCAGAACTCTAAAAACTACTGAAAACCTGTACTGAATAGGCTCTTTAAAAGCATTAGACTTATTCTCTTATTCCTTCCTCTAATTGTTTTAAAGAGATAGAGACACTAGCAGAACATGGTATCTTCCTGCCACCTAACATGCAAGGTTTGACAGATGAGCAGATTGAAGAGCTGAAACTGAAGGATGAATGGGCAGAAAGATGTATTCCCAGCGGTGgaagtgtctttaaaaaagatGAAATAGGACGACGAAATGGCCATGGTAAATAAACATAGTTTAAGCTTCCATATGCTTCCATACATAAATTGTACAATATTATATACGAAAACTGTTCGGCAGTTAGATGAGCACATTCTAGGAGTatgtcttttgttttattttaccccATATGAGCTCATATCAACAGCACAATATTTGCCACCTATGATTTTGAGAGCTATTCTTCAAGTGTCCCACTGGGTTCCTAATGCATCTTTGTGACTGGAGATGGCATACCTGAAAGTTGAAACTAGGGTTTGGCTAGCTATTTTCAGTTTTTGGCTAAAATTAATCTTTTTCCCGAGAGGCCTAACCTCTTCAATATTATTATATAACTATTAGTCAGACTGAAAGAAAGCTCTGTCTATCAGACTTAAAAGATACAGCTTCTCTGAAGAATGCCTTATTCACATGGGATAGGCTGCAGCTGAGTCCTTAGAAAAGGTATTGTTGAGGTTTAGAGGCAGCAGGGTTTAGGTGCAACCTCCAACAATATATTAATTGATTCTGCATTGTTGCCTTTCAAGCCAGCTAATTATTTCTATTTACTTTTGATACAAAAACGGCATAGAGCTTTTACCTTTGCCCAACTAAATGCTTTGTCATCAGCAGTACAAGAGGGGAAGTTTTAAAAACTGCCACACTCTCAACACAAATGCCCTTGTAATTCTAGTGGAACAGAAAGAATAACTCATGTTATTGCTCCTTCTAACTTGGAATTCAGGAAGTTTTTATTAAACCTTGTATAAAGTTACACCATGGATGATCAGAAGCGTATTATATCGTTTTATTGTTGTCAGGGCAAAACATAGGCATCCTATCAGGACCAAAATCAAGTACATTGTTTAATGTAGCAAAATTTTGCATGGCTGCAATTAAAATTGATGAAGGAAAGGTCTCAGTAAATTTTTAGCAAGCTTTTAGTTATAGTAATGGCAAGATTTTaggtatatgtatatatgtttatgCCTATtgaattttgtatattttatgtatatGTACTTTGGACATtggtcattgactgtaataaagcacagtatctgtctgtctgtctgtctgtttatctgtctgtccgtctagctatctgtctgtctatctatgaTAGAAGGCAGAAGTGAGGTGCAAGGCATAATCATTTTGTTGTTCACAGTGGGTTTTGGAAGAGCATTATATCACAGGCCTTGTGCTGTAAAAGAATGTACAGCCAGCAAATCAGATTCCTGAAATGGAGCAGCAGTATGAGGATAAACTAGCTAGCACCAGTTTAGACTGACTGGTTTTGCAAAAGCTGCAGAATTTATGGTTTGGATTCACAGGTGCCCTGTgtatatgaaaataaatttttgttctttaatatgCTCTTCTAAGAATTTTCCTCTCCCAAACCATATTCCATGTTATTCCAGAGATCCTACAACCATCATAAGCATGTTTGAGGGGGTATGGGGAGTTGTAGTGAGGAGATGGGATAAGAAAGCTTTGTTTTAAGAATCAAATTCTGCTGAAACTTCCTTGTAAGAAAGCTTAGTTGTATAGGCCAAGTCTTACTGACACTCTCCATGGTTCTAGACTTGTCTGCACTATTTATAAattgtgttattttcttctgataAATATGTGGAATGTAACATATGAGTAGAGTAAGCAATGCAATAGAAGTATGTGGTATGGttgtaaaatacattaaaaaattacTACCTCTTGGTTGGTGCCAGCAACATgttgcctgaaatccagtagtgtaaCATACGCCATGTAAGACTGAGgacacgtttgtttgtttgtttgaaataacAAATTTGACATTCCTCCCCAAGAGTCCGAAAtttcccttgggatccctttcatcatgggaaAGCTGTTGGCAGTTGCAAAACAAGGGGAAATTGCTAAGTTTTTATGCATGCAGGAGATTGTGTCATTGAGAAAACAAAAGTCATCAAAATGGCACTGAATTTTGCATGAAGAAGTAGTGCATTGAAAATGTAACTTAGGGAAATTCATCCTTGATGGGGAAGAGTACCTAGTTTCAAAATTTAGCTGAATAAGtatcttttccccacaaaaatgtTACCTGAAATGCCCATTGGTGTACCATGCAATTTGTGTTTCAATTGCATTTACTGTATCAGATTTGTTTACTTCAGTTGTAAAATAAGATACAATGTAGTCATAGCAGTGATATAcagtcatacaagaaattcaagTATCAGACAACTAATAGACAAATAGTAAGCTAGTAACAACCTTGGTCAAAAAAATAGAGATGCAACGACCTCAGTTCATTCCCTTTGAAAAGTAACCACTGTGAAAAGGAACAATTTGCTCCTTTCAAAATGGGTcagaacatatactgtatttccaaagAGAAAGTAGTTATTTGCATATCTAACTCATGAGATACTGAAAATCATGTATTGTATGAAGAGGAACCATACCTCCTGTATCTATCTATCCAACCTTTTAATCTATTGAACCTGTGCATCAGTTTCTCCATGAGGGCTAGTTGCTATAGTCTACTATGTCACATAACAATGTGAAGTGTGCCTAACAGTGTATGCAATCTCCAGCCTTACAGTGGCAAGTGAAAGAATTATTAGTATAAAAATATCTAACAGAAACATCAGTAAAAGAGCTCCACAGCTCTGTCTTTTCTGATTTGTGATATCTGCTATAGTGTTGATCATATCATCCCAATGGCTGGCTACTTTGAGATACTGTAATGTAGCTGCCATGTATCTGTTACTGAATGTGATTTTTGAGCCCTGGCTTTTTGATAAGAGGCATTTCTAATGCcacctttttaaatttaaaatcgcTGTATTCTTAAATAAGCCTGCATATTATTCTGTCTTGTGATACTAAATGTGAATTCTTTATTTTAAGCTCCAAATGAAAAAATGAAGCAGGTTTTAACAACAACAGTAGAAGAAGCTAAGGCACTAATATCTAAGGTAAGATGTTCATATTGTTGATAAGAAATGTGAGGCATCTGATTTATTATGTAAGCACTATTTTATAGGAAAAAAACTGTTCAAAGGAAGTGTCTGAAAGcatgattttaagattttctttgTCAATAGTCAGCAGAGGGGAAACAATTGTAGTGTAACATTGTTGATGATCCTAGGATATCCCCTTATTGGCTTATTTGATGTTAGTTTGTTGGTTAATcatcaccaccttagaactgtagagctggaagggaccctatgattcattgaatccagctcctgtcaaggaagcatagtggggaattgaactctcaacctttggttccacaaagatacctaaaccactaagctaacCAGCAGTTCTGTAGAAGTGTCATTAAAATCCAGCACATTCATAGACTATTTGGTCTTCCTTATGACAATCTGCTCTGCTTATTTTATGTTTCTCTTAAATAGCTGTGTAGAGAAAATCAGTTTGTAGATGCTATAGCTCTGGAATATGTTTTATTTCTAGCTAGATCTCATCTTGTAACTTGGAAATAACTTATTGTTTGAGTAGCAAAATTAATAATAGGAAAAtcataatttttttgtttccagTTTCTTAAGACCAAATGACAAGTCACACAAATGATCTCAGACTGCTGAATTCAATCAAATGTAGCCTTGGGGGCTGTCACTTTCTTTTTATAGAAAGGATGTTCAATCTTACTTTTTTCCTTCCAACATTTTTCTCAATCAAAATGGCCCCTGAGCTGTAGAAGAAGGTGAAATATCAGTCTCGTCCTCTAGGAGTCTCTCTTCCCCAAGCTTCCTATTCATATTTGTgcaagatttctttttcttttttttcttttttttactgtgaagcgtattaaaatataaaatgtaaatcTGTAACTGTTATCATTTTTCCCATAATAATCAGCAGACTGTCTTCAGTAGGTTGGGCTGTTAGCATGTGTTGAAATGGGGAGGaatgtttgttgttttattgctGTGGAAAACCTTCTAAAAAAAGTGACCCACATCCCGTTTTGCACTGACTACAAACCTGAGAATTATCCATgtgcttcagtttttaaaaacagtttgtaAAGAGAGATTTAATTTCTGCTTTAGCCAGCCAAATTTTATGTACTCTGTGTGTAATAAAGCAACATTTACATGCCAGTCACTAATGCTGGTTGGTGGGAGAGgaaactaccgtgtttccccaaaaataagacaggctattatattaatttttggtccaaaaaacgcattaggcttactttcaggggatggtgttttttttatgtacaacaatctacatttatgcaaatacagccATGtaatcttctagttgctgcacgatggtggaaggcggggtttcacttaactggggcttattttggggatagggcatATTATGAGCGTCCTAAAAAATCACACcagcgcttattttcaggttaggtcttattttcggggaaacagggtaaacaTGGCATTCATTCTTATTTGGTTTTAGATGTCATGCTGAGTTTAGTTATGTGCTAaacagaaaattaattttttttcctgtgtcgTGCTAATTTTAGTGGCTTCTATCTGTATTGCAGAAACAGGCTCAAGCCAATGTGTGTGTTAATATGAACATGGTCAAAGATGCCCTGGACCAACTCCGAGGAGCTGTAATGATTGTTTATCCCATGGGACTTCCTCCCTATGACCCAATTAGAATGGAATTTGAAGATAAAGAAGATCTATCAGGAACTCAGGTAATAATTTACTTTGGTTACATTATTTCTAGTTTCTAGTCCTGGAATGAAAGACCAAGACTTTTGCAGAGTTATTcacctgtttgtttatttagagtAAAGTATGTACTGCTTCATACCAAGGCTGTGGGTGGCGTGTACAACTATCTACGTTTTTCattcaaaaatgtaaaaatttcTCCTTATGCTGATATTCTTTGGAGAGGAAATGAGAGCGTCTCCAAACAGCATTATTATTTTGGTTGTCAGCTAGCATCAGAGTGTCTTTTCCCTTGCCTCTACACTACTCAGAGAAATTGACTGTTTCTGCAGTTTGGATCCTATTGATTTCAGATTTGTAAAAAATGTATGAAGTAATAAGCATTGTTAAAAATTATGAATTCCCCTTACTTTTCTGTTTTGTGCATTTTGAGATAGTTGCCAATATTTTGTTGGGCACCTTGTTATAGAAAACTTtcaacatattattattattttatttatttattttatttatatcctgcctatctagtcagctcaggaccactctaggtggctaacaaacaaagaataataaaagtaaacatatataaaaggtcagtcaccatcggaccactctcgctcccattagtggaaaaaaccaagtcaagtgtgtggccgcccacgtgggtggggccgatgacatgttgggacatgttcaagaaggccatggtctccaagaactcaagagctggtccggaagtctctgcccccgcatgcacgttgaaatcccccaaaaccaaaaGCTTCGGGGAACCCgacagtgctgcggagacaaagtccaccagctccggtagggaaatggctgggtcgcggggagcacggtagcccagcaagatcccaatatcatccctggccccaatcgacacgtggagggcctcaagacccggctttaccactgaggagcgcctagcaacctccaagctggatttgtggatgatggctactcccccccccccgatcctccagtctaccctggtgttggacagcataaccgggaggacagatgagtgctgggggggacccacctctccgccaatccatgtttcggttatgcaagccaggtctgcatcctgctccaagaTGAGGTCATGAATTACTTGGgtcttattggatacagacctggcattcaacaacaccaggcatagagtggagggctgactgGTCTGCCTACcttgattctgggagttggtcaCCGTCTCAGAACAATGCACAGCTTTTAAGCATCTGTCCATCGCTATAATGTTACTTGTGCAAGTATTAACCATGCACAAGCAGTGAATTTTTTGCAGAAACGCTTCCCTTGATTTGTAGGACAGCAGCGTTTACATAAGCAGCACAGTCTCCTATGGTGGAAACTCAACAGGATTGTGAAGAGGACAGTGGCCTGGGCACCCTTGTCAGGAGAAGGCTGTTGTGCTTCATCCTAGGGCCTGAAGCACCTGCCCAGCCAGCATAAGAGCCCACCAAAAGATCTGAAGGGCTGGCAAATAGAAGAAAGACGGTGCGCCCAAATGGAAGTTCTGTCCATGGAGACTGTAGCAGAGACCccagggggagaggaaggaagtttttttttcccctggcaccTGGGGGAATATTAAAACCACCTTGCCAAGGGTAGAGGAAAAGTCCTTGAGGGAGAAAACCCAGCAGGAGGCAGGCTGCCAAATGGTTGGAGGTTGGAGAGTTATCACAGACCTGTTGAATGGAGGAGTCCCTGGAGGAATCAGATTACATCTTTAAGGAAGATCCTTGAACCGGGGTTTGGGGGCACCTACAGGTCCCtaaaggagagggggagaagcACCATAACCCTTGGCCTCCACCCTGACCATCCTACAGAAAGTTTTGGACACTTGGAAAATGGGAGGAGGATGGAGACTCAGCCCATGGAGCCGGTGACCACCCAGATCTGATGCTGGTGGAGACAAATCAGTGATAGTGCCAACACTGAAACAAGAAGGAGGAAATCAGGGGATCCAAGGATCTCTAGGGAGAGAACCCTTAAGCATGTGCCCTCATTACAGATGTACCGACCCTCACTCTTAAGACATTCTGGTATGTACAGAATCCCTGGGTCAGAGTAAGAAGGGATGGACAGTCATTCTCCCCAATGAAAAGAACCAAGGTAACTGAGGAGAACATATTCTTCCTGGGGAAGGGAACCAGGAGGCTAAAGACTTTTGAGTTGGACATTGGGCTAGTGAACCTAACTGGTTCTGAGGACTCGTATGTTTGTTGAAGGACAGTTGATTGTTACGCCTCACCTAGTTTCAATAAACCCTATTTGAACTCTCTTGTCTTCTGTGGatcagagagggaggaaggatgcCCTGCTGAACAAGCTAGGGCTAGCAGGGCTCATAAGGTCACAtcagtatatttattttttaagatcagttttcaaaaaaagataaaagaaaaatgctgaagTGTGAATTGAATAAATTGCTGCTGCTTTATACAGAATAACTTCATTGGTGAGTTCACTGGAATTAACTTCCCAGCCTGGTGGAAGTCAAGTACTCTTAGTGTATTGTAATTGTCATCTTACATCATATCTCATAAAGAAAGTTTAATATCACAAGCAATAGTAAAGTTATGACTGAAGCTAAATGTTTTAGCTCACACTAtacttctgaaagagaaaaaactgAGGCTACTGTCTTCCCACACACTCGAACATGCACAGGCTCTTTCTGAAGTGTGTGTACAGCAGGGCACTGAATATGGATTGTGCATCTCTTTTGCTGCTGAAAGGAAGCAAACAAGCTTCCTGCACAGCAGGGTTTCTCCTGCCATTCTGTTAGAATGTATTGAAGTATTTGGCAGTCAGAAATATGTACGTAGTCCTATCAGATAATTGTTTGTTACTCCTTGAAAGGAAACTTTATTAAAGCTCTGACTGGTGTACTTGTTGGAAACCCTCTACATTGGCTTCATCTCTCATAGGGTGCACTTGAGGTTATTGAGGAACCAGAGGCACAGCTGTGGTGGGCAGCAAAGGAGTTGAAAAGAACAAACCAGCTTTCTGATTATgtgggaaaaaatgagaaaaccaaaattattgTCAAGATACAAAAAGTAAGTACAACTCCTAGTCTTTTAGCATGTGGAGTACTGTTTTATGGAGAGGCAGGGCTTGTG from the Pogona vitticeps strain Pit_001003342236 chromosome 3, PviZW2.1, whole genome shotgun sequence genome contains:
- the CFAP298 gene encoding cilia- and flagella-associated protein 298, translating into MVLLHVKHGDESQFLLETTVNISIEDLTQEVTKIYNGRLKVQRLCAEIETLAEHGIFLPPNMQGLTDEQIEELKLKDEWAERCIPSGGSVFKKDEIGRRNGHAPNEKMKQVLTTTVEEAKALISKKQAQANVCVNMNMVKDALDQLRGAVMIVYPMGLPPYDPIRMEFEDKEDLSGTQGALEVIEEPEAQLWWAAKELKRTNQLSDYVGKNEKTKIIVKIQKKGQGAPAREPIINSEEHKQMILFYHKRQEELKKLEENDDDSFLDSEWADSHALKRHFHGVKDIKWGPR